GCTGAAAGTGGAAGAAAAGAAGCGGAATCTTTAGGACAAGGTGATGTGCTTTTTTTACTAGGCTTATATCATGACTTAGGCAAGGCAAATAAAGCTTTTCAAGATAAATTGGAAATGCATCCTAGCAAGCATGTTGATCATTCGTCTGCAGGAGCTAGATATCTCTTTCAGAATATACAAGCATGTTTAAAAAAATCAAGCATTCCGTTGGCAGACAGGGTACTTTTTCAGGAGATCAGTGCCTATGTTATTTCAGCTCATCACGGTATGTATAACATTCCTCTGCAAGATGAAGATGTTCAAGCAGAACAATTTGCATTTAACAAGTTGAGGCATCGAATTATAGAAGGTATAGCGAACGAGCCTTACCAAGAAGATATTCTACCTTTTGCTCAAGAATTAGAAGATGAATTAAGCATCTATGGTTACAGAGATTTAAACGATTTAATCGAAAAAGCATTTGCAAATTACCAGCAAGCTTGGTCTAAACTTAGTTGGTCTGATGAAAGTGAGAAAGAATATTATAGTGGTTGTTTTATTCGGATGTACTTATCCTTTTTGAAGAATGCAGATATATTAGATACTATCAATGCTTATGGCTTACTCATTGAACCTTTAAAAGACGAAGAAAAACAAAAACTAAATGAGTCTTATCTTGAAGCTATTGAGCGAAAATATCGTAGCTTTAGTCATCCAACTACAAGACTTAATGAGATTCGTTCACAAATTGGTGAACGAGTTAAGAGTAGGGGTGAAAAAGATTCAACGGGAATCTATCGTTTGGATCTGCCAACTGGCGCTGGAAAAACGAATCTTAGTATGAGATATGCCTTTCATCAGTTGGTTGATCAAAATAAATCAAGATTTTTCTATATTACCCCATTTTTATCTGTCCTGGAGCAAAATGCTTCTGAAATTAGAAAAGTAATTGGCGAGGTAGGTGTTCTAGAGCATCATTCAAATGTTATACAGAACAAACAAGAGAACGAGGATAAGGGAGACGAAAAAGAGAGCTTATTAGCAGAGTACCTGATAGAAAGTTGGGATAGTCCAGTCGTTTTGACATCAATGGTTCAATTTTTTCAAACTTTATTTAAAACTAAATCAGCAAATATCCGTCGTTTTTCCAGTTTAGCGAATAGTGTTTTGATTTTAGATGAAGTACAATCATTGCCTATTGAGGTGACAACTTTATTTAATTTAACCATGAATTTCTTAAATAAAGTTATGAATACGACTATCATCTTATGTACAGCTACACAGCCTGCTTATGATTCTACTGCAATTAATCATAAACTTTCTTATGGTGGAAAAAATGGTGAGGCTACTGATATAGTCGAGTTAATTCATGAC
This genomic window from Streptococcus cristatus AS 1.3089 contains:
- a CDS encoding CRISPR-associated helicase/endonuclease Cas3, yielding MIKAHYNRDTNEMQSLKIHLTNVAESGRKEAESLGQGDVLFLLGLYHDLGKANKAFQDKLEMHPSKHVDHSSAGARYLFQNIQACLKKSSIPLADRVLFQEISAYVISAHHGMYNIPLQDEDVQAEQFAFNKLRHRIIEGIANEPYQEDILPFAQELEDELSIYGYRDLNDLIEKAFANYQQAWSKLSWSDESEKEYYSGCFIRMYLSFLKNADILDTINAYGLLIEPLKDEEKQKLNESYLEAIERKYRSFSHPTTRLNEIRSQIGERVKSRGEKDSTGIYRLDLPTGAGKTNLSMRYAFHQLVDQNKSRFFYITPFLSVLEQNASEIRKVIGEVGVLEHHSNVIQNKQENEDKGDEKESLLAEYLIESWDSPVVLTSMVQFFQTLFKTKSANIRRFSSLANSVLILDEVQSLPIEVTTLFNLTMNFLNKVMNTTIILCTATQPAYDSTAINHKLSYGGKNGEATDIVELIHDEKEVFSRTELRKFDENNQHSNLSDLVDFVLENDESILAIFNTKKTVDKLYMMFEGLTDRPIYQLSTNMCAQHRLDIISEIKQHLKKGIPIICISTQLIEAGVDIDFNRVIRSYAGVDSIVQASGRCNREGKRDKGQVTLVNLTAEEENLSRLKEIKAKKDATEHIIHKISSPIEMSLLNRDFFEYYYANNQGSMDYPLSHGESVYDYLSTNSYQDRNNFKGKLKQAFKTAGLKMNLINNDTIGVLVPYGDAIDKLLFLEELCEYDYPSVEDYQTIKALLKELQPYTVNVRKHDQVLEATKPYLNGQIQILSDGYYDEKKGITLDSGSFLM